The sequence ACGGACAGCGACACAGTGACGCTGGACTGGGCCTTCCAGTCGCTCGAATCCGGCGTGAGCCTGGGTGTCATCCTCCCGTCGGAGAAGACCTTCGACGCCATGGTCTCCACCATGGCGAGCCGTGCGTGGGTGCCGTTCACCGCGCTGCTGGCGCTGCTCGCCGCGCTCGGTCTGCGTCACCGCCGGCCCATGGCGCTCCATGAGACGTACCTGCTGGCCGCCGTCTACGGCTTCTTCTTCGTGCTGCTCTCGTACCTGGCCGCCTTCATGAACTTCTACGTCGCCTATGCCATCTCCGCGCTGGGGCTGGGCGCGGCGGTCGTCGCCTGGGTCCGGTGGATCTTCCCCAAGGAGCGCCTCGGTGTGCTCATCGGCCTCTGGGGCGCGACGCTCATCGTTCCCACCGTCGCCGTCATCCTCGAGGGCTACACCGGCCTCATCTACACGCTGGAGATTCTCGCGGCGCTGCTCGGCCTGATGGTGCTCTCCACGCGCGCCAGCGTGCGCGCCTTCCTCTCTGACTTGTCGCAGCCCGGTGAGCCGCCGCGTGCCGCCGCCGTCGCTGCTGTTCCTTCCACCCCCGTCACTCCGGAAGCGAGCTGATTCGCCATGTGGACCCTTCCTCTCGTCGTCGGATTGCTGCTGGGCACGGCCGATACGTCGGCCCCGTCGGGCACGGCCACCGTGCCGCTGGAGCAGCTCATTCCCCTCTATGCACAGCAGGAGTCGGCGAAGCCCGCGCCGCCTCCCACGGAAGCCCTGGTGAAGAGCCAACTCCAGGGCCGTCTCTCCGCGGACTCACTCCACGTCGTGGGCCAGTTCGACGTGGAGGTGCTCGCGGGCGAGCGCTGGACGCAGGTGCGCCTGCTCCAGCTCGACGCGGACACGTACCCCAGTGAGCTGCCGACAATCGAAGGCGCCACGGTGGGCGTGGTGGACGGGTACCTGTGCCTCGTCACGCGCAAGGCCGGACGCTATGCCTTCGAGGTGAGCCTCGCGGTGCGCTCGCCGGGCACGGGGCCCGAGCGCCGCGTGCAGCTGCGCTTCGGGCCGCATGTGGCGCCGGTGCCGCTGACGCTGGAGGCGGACACGGCCGTCTTCACGCTGATGGAGCCGCTGCCCGTCTCGGCCGGCGAGTCGTACTCCGTCTATCCCGTGCAGGGCGTGCTGCGCGTCGGCTGGCGCGCGGCCATGGCGCAGGCGGAGAAGACTCAGAAGCAGCAGGTGCGCCCGCCGCTGGAACCGCGAATCACCGATGCCACTGCGTCCTGGGTGTCCACGCTGGAGGGGCGCGCCACGCTGCGCGTGAGCTATGCGCTGAGCCTGGACCGCGAGCAGCCGCTGGAACTGGAGCTTCCCGAGGGACACCGGCTGGAGCGCATCACCGTGAACTCCGTGCCCGTGCCGGTGGAGACGCAGGATGGGACGTTGAAGCTGAAGGTGGCGCCCGCGCGCCTCGGTGAGACGGCGGTCACGCTGGAGGTGGTGCTGGCGCGCGAGCTTGGCGTCTTCCATCTCTCCGGACGGTTGAAGCTGGCGCTGCCGCGTGTCTCGTGGCCGGTGGCCGAGCTGCGCGCCCGCGCGCACTTCCCCGCGGTGTTCAACTACCGCCGCGAGGGCGGCAGCCTGGAACAGGTGGACTCCGCGGCCGCGACGGATGCAGCCGAGGCGGGCCTGCCGGGGAAGGAACTGAACTTCCGTCAGTACCTCGTGGCGGCCTCCGCGCCGACGCTGGAGCTGGGCTACTCGGTGGACATCTCCAACAGCTACTTCCGCTGAGTCATCGCGGTGTCGGTTGAAGACCTCGCGCGGCACGCTCCGCGCGAGGGAATGACAGTGCGGCGACGAGGTTGCCCTGGTCCTTCTCGAGCGCGTGCTCCTCGGCGATATGTTCGAGAAGGGCTGCGTGTGGGGCGCGCTGCGCGAGCGAAGAGGACGACTACCGGCGCTGAATCATCTGCGTGGGCACCGCGACCACCGCGAAGGCGGCTCCCGGACTTGTCTCCTTCGCGGGTAGCAACTCCAACGCCGCGCCGAAGGCTCGCAGCATCGACTGCGAGATGGTCAGCCCCAGCCCCGTGCCGCCCCGCTCACGCGCGGTGGTGAAGAAGGCGTCGAAGATGCGCGCGCGGTTGGCTTCGGAGATGCCGCGCCCGTTGTCGCGCACCACCACGCGCACCGGGCCAGGGCCGTCCGTCTCCACCGCCAAGTCCACGCGCACGCTCTCGCCACCGTGCTGGCGCGCGTTGGTGATGAGCTGCCAGAGCACGTCGTCCAGCACCTCGGCCGGAAGCGAAAGCTGGAGTCCCGCCGGCACCGCCGCCACCTGCACGTGCGCCACGCCCTCCGCGCGGGCCCGCGTGGCGAGCCCCTCCAGCAGCGGTGCCAGCTCCACCTGTGCGGGTGTGGCCGTCATCGAGTCCGCGCGCGCCAGCTCCAGCAGTCGCTGCACCAATCGCGTCAGGCGCCTTGCATCCGCGTCCACGTTGGAGAGGAAGCGCGCCCGCTGCTCCGGAGACATGACGTCCGCACTGTCGCGCAGCAGCTCCACCGCGCCCTGGATGGAGGCCAGCGGTGTCTTGAACTCGTGCGACACGTTGGCGGCGAACGAGCGGATGTACTGGTTCCTGTCCCGCAGCGCCGTGGCCATGCCGGCCAGTGCCTCCGACAACTCGGCCAGCTCGGCGACCACGGGGCGTGCCACTGGCTCGAAGCCCGACGGGGCGCTCGCGGCGATGGCTCGCGTCTGCTTCACCAGCGCCCGCACCGGCCGGCCTACCAGGGCGCCCGCAGCGAGCGACATCAGCGCCACCGCGCCCAACAGGACGAGCCCCGTGGCTGTCAGATTCCACCGGTCCGCGTACATGGCCTTGGCGAAGGTCATCGGCGTGCGCGCCAGCACCACCGCGCCCCAGACTCGCTCGCCGTGCAGCACGGGCAGAGCCACCGAGACGCGGATGCCGGTGTCGCGACTGAGCGAGGCCAGGGGGGTGTCCTCGGGCTCGGCGTAGCGGCGGCGCAGGACGCTGGTGGGCTCTCCGCGCAGGGCCCGCTGCACCTCCGCGCGGTCCGCCAGCGAGACGCCGAGCACCTCCGGACTGCTGCTCGCCACCACGACGCCTTCCGAGTCCACCACGCGGATGCCAGCCAGCGTGGCGGCGCGCACCTGCTCCAACAGTGGGTTCAGCCGAGCTCCGGCCACCAGTGCACGAGGCTCTCCAGGGACTGGCGACTGAGCGGGCGTCTCGTCCGGCGGGAGCGGCACGTCTGACGCCTTCAGTGACGGGAGGATGGGCCTCAGCCGCTTGTCATCGGGAACCGGGAAGGGCCAGCGGGAGATGCGCACGCGGCCGTAGTGCTCGGCATCCACGTCGCCGCGGAGTTGCTCGTGGAAGACCTCGGCCACCACCGCGCCCTGGGCGATGAGCTCTGTCTCCGTCTGCCGGATGAGCTGGTTGTCGTAGACGCGCACGAAGGACAGGCCCGCGAGCGTGAGCATGAAGCCGGCCACGCCCACGGCGGCGAAGACCATCCACAGGCGCGGGCGCGCACGTGGGCTAGGGGAGGGCGAGCCGATAGCCGAGGCCATGCACTGTCTCGATGACTTCCCCACCGGCCGCGGCGAACTTCTGCCGCACCCGGCGCACGTGGCTGTCGATGGTCCGGTCGCTCACCACCACGTCTTCGTAGACGCGCGTCATCAGCTCGTCGCGGGTGAACACCTTGCCGGGCACACGCAACAGCGTGGCGAGCAACTGGAACTCCGTGACGGTGAGCACCACCTCCTGCTCGCCCCACCAGGCGCGCCAGCGCTCCGCGTCCATGCGCAGCGCACCTCGCTGCTGCATTCGCGAGGCGGGCGGCTCGGGCTCTGGCGTTGCGTTCGACGTGGGCCGCGCGCGACGCAGCACCGCCTTCACACGCGCCACCAGTTCGCGCGGGCTGAAGGGCTTGGTGAGGTAGTCGTCGCCGCCCAATTCCAGCCCGAGGATGCGGTCCACTTCGTCGTCTCGCGAGGAGAGGAAGACGATGGGCAGCTCGTGCTTGCGGCGGACCTCGCGGCACACGGCGAGCCCATCCATCTCCGGCATCATGATGTCGAGGACGATGAGCGCGGGCACGGCGCGCTGCACCTGAGTCAGGGCCGCGCGGCCATCCGAAGCTTCCACGACATGGAAGCCTCCCTGCTGCTCCAGCGCGAAGCGGACGATTTCCCGCAGGTGCGGATCATCATCGACGACGAGGACGGTGGGACGTTCAGCCACGGGCGCGGAGTCTAGCCTGCGCGGGAGGGCGACCGAAGGGCCTGCGCCTCGACCAGGGCGTTCACTGCATCAGCTCACTGCCTTCACCTCGGTGCGTCCGAAAGGGCGGGGTACCGCCAGGGGTACCCCGCCGAGTGCTGCCGTTACCACCGCCGCGAACGCCGGCGGGGACGAGGAATCGCCACCGCGGCGGCGAGCAGCAGAATGACTGGAATGAACACGAGCATCGTCTGAGCCATCACCGTCGCCCTCCTTTCAGGAAGTCGCGCACTATGGCGCCCCCCTCTGACGTGCCGTCTGGGGCTTTCCTGAAAACACCGATAAACAGGAACGTGACAGCCGGAGCGGATGCGGGCCGCTCCTTCCTGTTCTCGGTGGGCCTGCCAGGAGTACGACGGGGCCTCGCCCCCATTGCATGCGGCGGCGCGTGTTCAGCCGGTGACGCCTACAGCAGCTCGCGGGTGATGACCTCGGAGCGCTCCTTGTCGTTCCAGGTCACCTTCCGCGTCTCGCGGCCATTGAAGTACATGGCCTCCTTGTCGCTGAGGAGCTTGCGGATGGTGATGCGGGAGAGGAACTGGCCCTCGTCCAGGCCGTGCGACAGCTCGTAGCGAGGGACTGTCGCGGGCAGCTCGCCCAGGCGGACGCGAATCTCGCCCACGGTGTCCACGTAGTCCGCCAGGCACTCCAACTGGACCAGCGCGCGCCGCAGCACCTTGTCCGTGCGCTTGCTGATGACGCGGTCCCAGAAGAGGTAGCCCGCGCCCAGCGTGGCCGCGCTGGTGAAGAAGATGAAGAAGTTCAGCGCCGGGTCCAGGAGGCGGTTGCGCGTGAGGCCCTTGTCGTGGGCGGCCTCCTCGAGGATGTCCTTCATGGACTCCACCGCCGTCCGGTGCGCCATCTGCACCCACTCGCGCGCGTCCTTCTCCGCGCCGAGCAGCAGCCAGCAGAAGCCCAGGTGCAGCGCCGTCAACGAGACGCGCGCCTTGTCGCGCTCCATGCCCAGCGCGTCCGTGAAGCTGTTGCGCGCGGCCTTGAGCAACTCGAGCTGCTCGTCGCGCGTGCGGTGCGGCTTGAGCGCCGCTTCCAGGTGGATGCGGCCTGCGTGGAAGGGGCCCTCCTGGAGCGCCTTCACGTCGCGGTGGAGCTGGCGCAGCAGCGTGAGCTGCTCCTCCTGCGTCCCGAGCAGCGCCCTCACCAGCGTCGTCGCGGCCGCATCCTCCAGCCGCGCGCCCGCCTGTTTGGGCACCGCCGTGACGAGCTCCTCCCACCTGGCCATGCGCGGACTCCCATGTGCTGTGGTGACCATGGATGCTGTGAAGCCCCCCTGCGACACGAGTCTGCCACAACGTGCGGGAGGTCCAGCATGCACGCCGCGCTTCCACTTCACGTCGCCGCACCCAGGGCCGCGAGGAAGCGCAGCGCTTTCAGACTCGGCATAAAAAAATACCCGCCTCCTCTGGTGGTCACGAAGCGCTGGAGGTCGGCGACGCACTCGCGCACCGGTTGACGGGGGATGATGAGCCTTCCGCCGCCGTCTCCGGACAGCGGATCCTCCGCGCCTTCCACCCCACGGAGCTGGTCATAATGGACCCAGCTGCGCTGGATGAACTCGAACTGGCGGCCCAGGCTGGTGTTGAGCGCGAGGAAGAGGAGGCCCTTTCCGCTGGTGTCCTCGTAGCTGAAGCCACGGCGGAGCAGGCGGTGGCGCCGCGTCACATCCATCGACGTCTGGCGCGAAGGCGGCAGCGAGTCGCGCGGGTTGCAGCGGCGCGCGTGCGCCGTCACCGGGCAGCCGTAGCCGTGCGGATCATCGCGCGCGTACAGGAAGCTGTTGTCCACGTCCTTCGGGCCGGTGCGTGATACCGGGGGGGGCTTCGCCTTCTCGCGGAAGAGGAACGGCAGCAGACGGTGCAGCGGGCAGCGCTTCGCGGGAGCCAGCGGCGAGCCGTTGCGCCAGCGGCCCACCAGCTTCGCGGCCAGCCACTCGCGGCGGTGCTCGGGCGTGCCTTGCGGCGCGAGGTCGGCGTTGCGCTCCAGGAAGCGCTCGAACTCGCGCACGTCCTGCTCCAGCTTGCGCACCACGAGGTAGCTGCCATTGTGGCCAAGGTCCTTCCAGCCCGCGTGAGCCGGGCTGTCCCGCAGCTCGTTCGCGACGTCGAGCTCCGCCGGCACGCAGGGAGACAGCGGATAGTCCGCGTACTCGTTGGCGTGGCCGAGGATGAACTCTCCGCTCTTCACGGGCCGGTCATAGTCGCGAGGGTGCCCGTCGGGCTCGTTGAAGCCCTCGATGCGCGGCTGCGACAGCCCGTCCAGGAAGCCGAAGTGGTCGCGGAAGTAGCCGGGCGGGTCTTCGGGTCGCTGCTCGCGGTGGCCCTGCTGCACGAAGATTTCTCGCAGCCCCTGCTGGGTCGCGAGCATCCGGTGGTCGTGGAGCAGGCGCTTCATCCGCTCCTCGTTCGACGCGTAGAGCAGCAGCAGCACATGGAGGTCGCTCTCATTCCGCGTGCCTCCCAGCTCCCAGCGGTCCGGGTCATTGGCTTCCACGTCGCGCAGGTGCTCGCGCGCGCGGTGGGCCATGCCCTCGCGCAGCTCGAAGGGCAGGGTGGCCAGCACCTCTTCCGGCAGCCCGAGCGCCGCGAGGCCCTGGGGCGTCAGCGCGAGGTTGACGCGCGAGTATTCCTTCCCGTGCTCGCGCGTGCGGTGGTGATGGCCACGAGGGTCCGCGGAGGTAATCCCGTCGCGGGCCAGCTCGCCGAGCCATTGGCGGCAGCGCGCCGCGTCCTCGACGCGCAGGAAGAGCAGCGTCAGCTCGCGCATGTCCCGGTAGCCGTGCAGCAGCAGTGCCTGGATGTCTTCCAGGTCCAAATCAGGCAATGGCTCAGGCGACGGCGTGCTGCTCCGGGGCAAGGTGCGGATGGAGTCCGGTGGGCTCGAATACACGGGGCATCCTCCTGGGCTCCCGCCACCGCTCACGGAGGGCGGCGGAGAGCGCGGACAGCGAGTGGCTCACGAGGGCCGGGAAGCGCAGCAGCGCCCGGCCGGGATTGCAGGCCCCCCGGGACAGGAACGCGGCGAAGGCGCGCCGCGCGGCCCAGTCCCGCAGCGGCCGGTCGATGCGCTCGCGTGACAGCAGCTCGCGCAGCCGGAGCGCGTTGTGCAACAGCAGCAGCGAGTGGCGCTGGTACGGGCCGCCATCCAGCGCGGCGCTGTACCAGACGCGGGTGGGCACCTCGTGCCCGCGCAGCCAGGCCTTGAAGGGCTCAACGGACAGGCGCAGCTCCCAGCCTCCCCACCATTTGCGTTTGGGGAAGAAGCCGCGCGTCTTCGCGGGGAAGCCGTCCGTGTGACTCCAGATGAGCTCCAGGAAGGCGCGCACGTCCGTGTGGTCCACGAACGAGTCGATGTACGCCTCCCAGCTGTCGTCGTAGTTGCTGAGGAAGATGAGGTGCTTCGTCCCGTCTGCCTCCGAGTGCAGGAGCCAGCGCGCGCAGTGGATGGTCTGGATGAGGTTCAGCCCCACGACGTAGCGGCTCAGGCGTTTGTCCACGCTGGGCAGCGCCACCTCGGCCAGCTTCTTCGCCAGCGGGCCTCCGGTGACGCGCGCCACGTGCACCATCGGGTTCTGCACCATGGCATCCGTGGGAGGCGGAGGACTGCGCGGCACGCCCAATTCCGGCGAGCACGGGCCCCACACCCTGGGCGGCTCCTTCGAGCGGCGCAGCCACAGCCCGAAGCGCAGCACGCCCACTTTCGGCAGCGCGCTCACGTAGCGGTGGAAGGGATATGTCAGCGTGGCCACGGCCGCGGCGCGCCGGGCGGATTCCAGCCGCTTGCTCCAGCCGGCGTCGAACACGGTGGACGAGACGGACAGCGCCACGTCCCGCAGCTCGCGGTGCAGGTGCGGCAGCTCTCCACGCCCTCCGCGCCAGGGCGTCTCCGCGAGCAGGCGAACCCGCGCGTCGAGATGCTGGTTCACCTCGCGCAGCACGTCCACGGACTCGCGCAGGTCCTCCGGAGACTCGAAGCGGTATGCGAAGTCCACGTGCCGCGTGGTGGCCTCCACCCGGTGGTTCAGGAGGTACGCCTCCACCGCGTCCGGCTCCGCGAGCCCCCGCGCGGGGTAGTCGCGGCAGGCCCGGTAGATGTCGTCGAACACCGTGGCGGCGCGAGCCTCGTGCGCGCGCAAGTTCCAGAGCCACGCGACGAAGCCATGGAAGAGCCTCCGGTCGAGCTCGCGCGCGTCTTTGTCCTCGCCCGGTACGGTGAAGTCCGCGGCGAAGAGGAGGCGGTAGTCCTTCGTGGCCTCTTCCGGTGGCGCCAGGTCGATGATGGCCCAGCGTGCGAAGTGCAAGCCGGGCACGCCGGAGAAGAGCGCCGTGCGCAACCGCGCGGCCTCCGTTAGCGAAGTTTCGAGGTCGACGAGCGCGTCCGGAAGGATGCGCGTGATGACGGTGGCTGTGCCGTGGCGCATGGATGTCCCCCCGCTTCGGGCTCCTCCTGGAGCGAATTCGCGCGCCCCTGATGTGACGCCGACCGGGGGCGGAGAGAACGGCACGGCGGCGGGGCCGCGCCCGCTCGACCCGCCCCGGGGAACGAGGGCAGACAGGTGTGGAGATGCCCTGCCCCGGACCCGAGGGTGATGCGAGCCCCCGCGTGAGGGAGGTCGGCCAGGGTGGCCACCAGGCGTTTCCTTGTTGAGCCCGGACACCATTCCTAACGTGAACCGGGGTGGCGCCGGGCGCGAGCCGTGCGGGGGGAATTCGGCGATGCCAGATTGGACCGGTGACAACAGAAGAGAGCGCGGGAGCTCGAGGCCGGGGTACGACCCGGACCTGGAGGCACTCGACCGCGAGGACTTCGAGGACACCTTCCTGCGCAGCGTAGCGCGGGCTTCGGTGCCCCCTCGCCTGCCCGTGCCCGGCATGCGGTTGGGAGACCGCGATGGCGGGCGCTACGAGGTGCTCGAGGAACTGGGCGGCGGCGCCATGGGACAGGTCTTCCGCGCGAGGGACCAGGTGCTGCAGCGACTGGTGGCGCTGAAGTTCCTCATCCCGCACGAGTCCATCGCCGAGGCGCCGATGATTGCCCTCCTGCGGCAGGAGGGGCGGGCGATTGCCCAACTGGACCACGAGCACATCGTCCGCATCTTCAACGTGGACGTGTGGAGCAGCGAGCCGGGAGAGCCCCCGGTCCCCTTCCTCGTCATGGAGTGCCTGGAGGGCGAGTCCCTGTCCGCGCTCCTGCGTCGCGGGCGGCCGGGGCCACGCCGGGCCATGGAGATTCTCGACGCGGTGGCCGCGGGACTGGCGCACGCGCATGAACACCACATCGTCCACCGCGACCTCAAGCCCAGCAACGTCTTCATCACTCGCAAGGGCAAGGTGAAGATTCTCGACTTCGGCCTCGCGTGGCTCGCCGCCGCCAGCGCGCCGCCCGACGTGTCGCTGTCCACTGCGGGCACGCCCCCGTACATGTCTCCCGAGCAGTGGCGCGGCGAGGCGCAGGACGCGCGCACGGACCTGTGGTCCGCGGGCATCCTGCTCTTCGAGATGCTGACCGGCGAGCCGCCGTACACGGGCAGCCCGGAGGAGATTCGCGAGCGGGTGATGTCACCGGACCCCGCGCCCTCGGTGCGTGAGCGCGTGCCGGCGCTGCCGGAGGCGGTGGACCGGCTGCTGGCCTCGCTGCTGGCGAAGTCGCCGGACGAGCGGCTCGGCTCGGCGGTGGAGCTGCGCGAGCGCCTGCGGCAGGTGGAGGAGGGACTGGCGCCCCGGCACCGGATGCCGCGCATCGCCGCGCCACAGCGGCGGCAGGTGACGCTGGTGGCGTGCCGGCTCGCGGACGTGGAGGGGCTGACGGCGCGGCTCGACGCGGAGGACGTGAGCGAGTTGGAGGCGTCCTTCCACCGCAGTTGCTCCGAGGTCATCCAGGAGCACGGTGGCTCCGTCGTGTTGTGCGTGGGCGAGGAGGTGCTCGGCTGTTTCGGCCACCCGGTGGCGCGCGAGGATGACTCGGAGCGCGCGGTGAGCGCGGCGCTGCGCGTGGCCACGGCCCTGGCGCCCGCGCTCCAGGAGTCGCTGTTGCTACCTCCGGGCCGTGAGGTGGCCCTGCAGGTGGGCATCCACACGGACATGGTGGTGATGGACGGCACGTCCATCCAGGGAGAGGCCCCGCGCATGGTGACGTGGATGGCGCGTCAGGCGGCGCCGGGCACCGTGTGCATCAGCGACGCCACGCTCGCGCTGGTGCGCGGCGCCTTCATCACCCAGCCCATGGAGCCCATGCGCTTCACCGGCCTGTCCGGCGTGCGCGACGTGTCACTGCACCAGGTGCTGCGCCCGCGCCGCTCGGCGAGCCGGTTCGACCGCAAGCTGGTGGCGCGTCCGCTCACGCCGTTGGTGGGACGGCGCGCGGAATTGCAATGCCTGCTGGGCTGGTGGGAGCAGGCGAGGAGCGGGCATGGCGTGTGCGGCCTCATCAGCGGCGAGGCGGGCATGGGCAAGTCGCGCCTGCTGCGGGAGGTGCGTGAGCGCGTGCCACCCTTCACCGCGCTCCGGCTGCGGTGTCAGTGCTGGCCCCAGGCGAGCACCAGTGCCTTCGCGCCCATCATCGATTTGCTGCGCCACCTGCTTCAACTGGACACGCAGGACTCGCCCTCGCAGCACCGCGCGCGGCTGGAGGCGGGGCTGGGCGCGCTCGGCCTGGGGCACCAACGCACGTGGGTGTTGTCGGGCCTCGTGGGCCTGTCCGGCGGAGAGGGCGCGCCGCACCTGCGCTACACGCCGGACCGGCTGAAGCAGGAGACGCTGGAGTCGCTGACGGCCCTGCTGCTGCGACTGGCGGAGGAGCGGCCGGTGCTCGCGGAGGTGGAGGACCTGCACTGGGCGGACCCGTCCACGTTGGAGCTGCTGGGCGTCCTGCTGGAGCGGCTGCCGAGCGCGCGCACGTGCCTGCTGCTCACGGCGCGCCCCGACTTCCGCCCGCCCTGGCCCGTGAGCTCTCGCATCCACCGGCTCACGCTGGAGCGACTGCCGGCCGCCATCGCTGGCGAGCTGGTGCGCAAGGCGGCGGGACGACAGGGGCTGTCCTCGGAGACGGTGGCGCGACTGGTGGCTCGGACGGACGGCGTCCCCCTCTTCACGGAGGAGCTGACGCGCACCGTGATGGAGCACTCCGACGCGGAAGCCGGGCCTCCGCGCGTGCTGGCCTCGTCCGTGCCGACGTCGCTGCGCGAGCTGTTGCTCACGCGGTTGGACAGACTGCCCGCGCCGCAGAAGGAGCTGGCCCAGTTGTGCGCCGTGGTGGGGCGCAGCTTCTCTCACGCGCTGCTGGCCTCGTTGTCGGGCCGGAGCGAGGAGTCGCTGCGCAAGGACCTGGCCGGGCTCGTCGCGGAAGGGCTGTTGCAACCGGAGGAGAGCACGGAGCCCCGGTTCAGCTTCCGGCACGCGCTCATCCAGGACGCGGCCTCGGACTCCCTGCCGAGGCACCAGCGGCGGCAGTACCACCGGCGCGTTGCGCGCGTGCTGGCGGAGCAATTCCCCGAGGTGTCCGACGCGCAGCCGGAGCTGCTGGCCTGTCACTACGCGGAGTCGGGACAGGTGGAGGCGGCGCTGCGCTGGTGGGCCCGCGCTGGCGAGCTGGCCAGCCACCGCTCGGCGAACGTGGAGGCCATGAGCCACTTCCGGCAGGCGGTGGACCTGCTGCGCACGCTGCCGCCCACGCGCGAGCGTGCGGGCGAGGAGCTGAAGCTGCTCATCGCGATGTTGCAGCCGCTGGTGCAGGTGCAGGGCTACCACTCGGCCGAGGGCGAGGAGGTGTACACGCGCGTGCGCGCGCTGATGCGCGAGCTGGAGGAGGACCTGCCCCGGTTGGACCCACCGTACTGGGTGGCGTACGCCTACGCCTTCGCGCGGGCGCGGTGGGACGAGGCGCACGAGGTGGCGGAGCGGTTGGTGCGCCTGGGCCGCCGTCATGGCCAGAAGGAGTTGCTGGCGCTCGGCTACCGGATGATGGCCACCGACTGCTTCACCTGGGGACAGGTGCGCGCCGCGCTGGAGCAGGTGGAGCTGGCGCTCGCGTTCTCCGACTTCGGATTGGAACAGCACCAGGCGCTCGCGGTGAAGCACTGGGTCAACCCGCGCGTGGCGGCCCTGGCCTACGGGTCGGTGGTGCACGCGGTGGTGGACGCGCCGGAGCGCTCGCGCGAGTACGGGCGCCAGGCCCTCCGGCTGTCCATGGACATCGGCCATCCCAACACCACGGCCTTCGCGCTGCTGTACGTGTCGCTCGCGTGTCAGCTGCGCCGAGAGCCGCGCGAGGCGTTGGAGCTGTGTGACCGCAACATCGCGCTGTCTCGCGAGCACCACTTCCGCCTGTGGCTGGGCTGGGCCTCGCTCATCCGGGGATGGGCGCAGTCGATGATGGGCAACGCGCGCGAGGGATTGGCGTTCATGGAGTCCGCGCTGGCGCAGTGGCGGCGCTCCGGCTTCGACGCGGGACTGCCGCATGACCTAGGCATGCTGGCGGAGATCCACCTCGTCCTCGGGCAGTCGGAGGAGGCGCTGAGCGCGGTGCACGAGGCGCTCGAGCGGGCCGAGTCGACGCGCGAGGTCTCCTACGAGGCGATGCTGCGAGGGCTGGAAGCAGAGGCCCTGCGAGGCCTGGGGCGCGAGGCGGAGGCGCGTGAGGCCTTCTCACGGGCCCTGCGCGTGGCGGAGGAGCAGGGCGCGCTGGGCTACGGCAGGTTGGTGCGAGAGCGAAGGGTCGGCCGTCCGCAGGTGGAGATGCCGGTGGTGCCCGGCGCGCAGGCGGAGGGCCCGGCACCCCACGCGTGAAGTGACCGGGCTCGAAGCAATCCACGTCACGTTGCGCGCGAGGGCGCTCATACCGTCCGGGAGCGGAGCAGGAGCGTGACGAGATGACATCTCCGACGATGGATGAGGGCGCGAGCGCGGAAGCGGCCGTTGCTCGTGAGCAGGTCGAGGCGCAGCTCCACGCGTACTGTCGACAAGGGGAATACGGGCAGGCGGTGGAGCTGGCGATGCGCGCCTACGGGCCGGAGATACGCCGGCTGATGGCTTCGGTGCTCCACAACCCGGAGCTGGCGAAGGATGCCTTCAGCCTCTTCAGCGAGAACCTGCTGAAGGGACTGCCGGGCTTCCGGTGGGAGAGCTCGTTCCGGACGTGGGCCTACCGGCTGGCGCGCAATGCCTGCTACCACCAGCTCCATGCGCCGGCCTCGCGCGAGCAGCCGGTGAGCGAGCCGGGAGCGAACGAGGCGCAGCGGCAGCGCACGGACACGCAGCCGTGGCGGCGCACGGCGGTGAAGGAGCGCTTCCGCGCGCTGAGAGACCAACTGGAGCCGCACGAGCGGATGCTGCTCATGCTGCGCGTGGACCAGCGGCTGGCCTGGACGGAGATTGCCCGGGTGATGGCCGAGCCGGACGAGCCTGTCACCCGCGAAGCGCTGAACCGCCGTGCCACCGCGCTGCGCCAGCAGTTCCAGCGCGTGAAGGCCCGGCTGCGGGCGCTCGCGATTGAGCAGGGTGTGATTCCGGCGGACCGGTTGGACTCGTAGGGCGGCCTATCGCGCCGCGACGCCGCGGAGCAGGGGGCGTGCTTTTTCCAGCAGCGAGAGGAACTCCTCGCGCTCGGCGTTGCCGGCGACGGTGGCCGCGCGGGCGATTTCACGCACGGACTCGAAGCTC comes from Pyxidicoccus parkwaysis and encodes:
- a CDS encoding sensor histidine kinase is translated as MASAIGSPSPSPRARPRLWMVFAAVGVAGFMLTLAGLSFVRVYDNQLIRQTETELIAQGAVVAEVFHEQLRGDVDAEHYGRVRISRWPFPVPDDKRLRPILPSLKASDVPLPPDETPAQSPVPGEPRALVAGARLNPLLEQVRAATLAGIRVVDSEGVVVASSSPEVLGVSLADRAEVQRALRGEPTSVLRRRYAEPEDTPLASLSRDTGIRVSVALPVLHGERVWGAVVLARTPMTFAKAMYADRWNLTATGLVLLGAVALMSLAAGALVGRPVRALVKQTRAIAASAPSGFEPVARPVVAELAELSEALAGMATALRDRNQYIRSFAANVSHEFKTPLASIQGAVELLRDSADVMSPEQRARFLSNVDADARRLTRLVQRLLELARADSMTATPAQVELAPLLEGLATRARAEGVAHVQVAAVPAGLQLSLPAEVLDDVLWQLITNARQHGGESVRVDLAVETDGPGPVRVVVRDNGRGISEANRARIFDAFFTTARERGGTGLGLTISQSMLRAFGAALELLPAKETSPGAAFAVVAVPTQMIQRR
- a CDS encoding response regulator transcription factor, coding for MAERPTVLVVDDDPHLREIVRFALEQQGGFHVVEASDGRAALTQVQRAVPALIVLDIMMPEMDGLAVCREVRRKHELPIVFLSSRDDEVDRILGLELGGDDYLTKPFSPRELVARVKAVLRRARPTSNATPEPEPPASRMQQRGALRMDAERWRAWWGEQEVVLTVTEFQLLATLLRVPGKVFTRDELMTRVYEDVVVSDRTIDSHVRRVRQKFAAAGGEVIETVHGLGYRLALP
- a CDS encoding Dyp-type peroxidase; its protein translation is MDLEDIQALLLHGYRDMRELTLLFLRVEDAARCRQWLGELARDGITSADPRGHHHRTREHGKEYSRVNLALTPQGLAALGLPEEVLATLPFELREGMAHRAREHLRDVEANDPDRWELGGTRNESDLHVLLLLYASNEERMKRLLHDHRMLATQQGLREIFVQQGHREQRPEDPPGYFRDHFGFLDGLSQPRIEGFNEPDGHPRDYDRPVKSGEFILGHANEYADYPLSPCVPAELDVANELRDSPAHAGWKDLGHNGSYLVVRKLEQDVREFERFLERNADLAPQGTPEHRREWLAAKLVGRWRNGSPLAPAKRCPLHRLLPFLFREKAKPPPVSRTGPKDVDNSFLYARDDPHGYGCPVTAHARRCNPRDSLPPSRQTSMDVTRRHRLLRRGFSYEDTSGKGLLFLALNTSLGRQFEFIQRSWVHYDQLRGVEGAEDPLSGDGGGRLIIPRQPVRECVADLQRFVTTRGGGYFFMPSLKALRFLAALGAAT